A single region of the Undibacterium piscinae genome encodes:
- a CDS encoding undecaprenyl-phosphate glucose phosphotransferase — protein MKTSNNVFAVALHNRLLDPLVILGSLYASMLAFDERLNGYYLVLGIITFFICSYVFEQVDQRRSFDKITLWTITREIIVEWIIIVAVILFMGVATGLAFQFSEPVVEVWFVIAPLALIATRSILQKINANLNEGGGQRSAVIVGVNEVGLKLARRTSEYHNVDINVHGFFDDRDISRQTSAEKIQPLGGMADIAAYVRQHNINIIYISQPISAQPRILQLLEDLQDTTASIYFLPDIYVFDLIQPRFDYVGGMPVVAICESPFTGIDHIIKRSSDIVLALAIQILLLPIMLCIALAVKLTSPGPVIFRQRRYGLDGEEIMVYKFRSMAVCDDGDNIVQATKGDLRVTKLGGFLRRTSLDELPQFINVLQGRMSIVGPRPHAVAHNELYRKQIKGYMLRHKVRPGITGWAQVNGSRGETDTLDKMKTRIDLDLDYLRRWSLMLDLSIIFKTVMVVLKRENAH, from the coding sequence ATGAAAACCAGTAATAATGTTTTTGCGGTTGCCCTGCATAACCGCCTATTGGATCCATTGGTGATTTTAGGCAGTTTGTACGCCAGTATGCTGGCCTTTGACGAGCGCCTTAATGGCTATTATCTGGTGTTGGGGATCATCACGTTTTTCATTTGCTCTTATGTGTTTGAGCAAGTTGATCAGCGTCGCTCTTTTGACAAAATTACGCTTTGGACCATCACGCGTGAGATTATTGTCGAGTGGATTATCATCGTAGCGGTGATCCTGTTTATGGGCGTGGCAACCGGTTTAGCGTTTCAGTTTTCTGAACCAGTGGTCGAAGTGTGGTTCGTGATCGCACCGCTCGCTTTGATCGCTACCAGGTCTATCCTGCAAAAAATAAACGCCAACCTCAACGAGGGCGGCGGTCAACGTTCTGCCGTGATCGTCGGGGTCAATGAAGTCGGCTTGAAACTAGCGCGTCGCACTTCGGAATACCATAACGTCGATATCAATGTGCACGGTTTTTTTGATGACCGAGATATTTCACGTCAAACATCTGCTGAAAAAATTCAGCCTCTGGGTGGTATGGCCGATATTGCTGCCTATGTGCGTCAACATAACATCAACATCATTTACATCAGCCAGCCTATCTCCGCGCAGCCACGTATCTTGCAATTGCTGGAAGACTTGCAAGACACCACCGCCTCGATTTATTTTTTGCCAGATATTTATGTGTTCGATCTGATACAGCCGCGCTTTGATTATGTCGGCGGCATGCCGGTGGTAGCGATCTGCGAATCGCCGTTTACCGGTATCGATCACATCATCAAACGCAGCAGCGACATCGTGCTGGCTTTGGCGATACAAATTTTATTACTGCCCATCATGCTATGCATCGCGCTGGCGGTAAAGCTCACTTCACCTGGTCCGGTTATCTTCAGGCAACGTCGTTATGGCTTAGATGGGGAAGAAATCATGGTGTATAAATTTCGCTCTATGGCGGTGTGTGACGATGGTGACAATATCGTGCAAGCCACCAAGGGTGACCTGCGTGTGACCAAACTGGGCGGCTTTTTACGCCGCACTTCGCTCGATGAATTGCCGCAATTTATCAATGTCTTGCAAGGGCGTATGAGCATCGTTGGGCCGCGTCCGCATGCGGTGGCGCATAACGAGCTGTATCGCAAGCAAATCAAAGGTTACATGCTGCGGCATAAGGTCAGACCAGGCATTACTGGTTGGGCGCAAGTGAATGGCTCACGCGGTGAGACCGATACCTTGGATAAGATGAAAACCAGAATCGACCTGGATCTGGATTATTTGCGACGCTGGTCGCTGATGCTGGATTTAAGCATCATCTTCAAAACTGTCATGGTGGTTTTGAAGCGTGAGAATGCCCACTGA
- a CDS encoding outer membrane beta-barrel protein, whose translation MFLLQACSYPQYRYLGLVTFLAALSASFSAVAASDDVFSPYLDFSVIHEDNLLRFHDAASALAVTGSEVMADTIKRTSAGLRINKIISQQTLIADLSMSRNRYSHFSQYDYAGKDASANWGWQLGSHVSGNLGGSYSEGQTPFQDFRAIEPNINRQRRENFDAAWQFHPSWRVRGGYSQYALAYDLAVLQYNDRKLATTEFGLDFVQPTNSTVGVQLRHIRGDYPNNLIVSIFSVDNNYSQNEFKGKVDWRVSETASIQFLGGLVRKNYDALTKRNFSGTNSRLVANWSASAKLNLNVNAWNEVGSSSDLSANFSTNRGVSSDLGWELASKVRVNASLRGERRDYTGVAAVIGAQALERKDNYTAASIGLSYMPIRHLQLSASLANEALSSNFERNGYRDNKLQFNGRYDLGLD comes from the coding sequence ATGTTTCTGTTACAAGCCTGTTCTTACCCGCAGTACCGCTATCTGGGTCTAGTCACTTTTCTTGCTGCCTTGAGTGCCAGTTTTTCTGCAGTTGCAGCATCGGATGACGTGTTTTCCCCTTATCTCGATTTTTCGGTGATCCATGAGGATAATTTGCTGCGCTTTCATGACGCCGCAAGCGCGCTGGCGGTGACGGGCAGTGAAGTGATGGCCGATACCATCAAGCGTACTAGCGCAGGTCTGCGCATCAATAAAATCATCAGCCAACAAACTCTTATTGCCGACCTGAGTATGAGTCGCAATCGCTACAGCCATTTCAGTCAATACGATTATGCCGGTAAAGATGCCAGTGCTAATTGGGGCTGGCAGTTAGGTAGTCATGTGTCGGGTAATCTGGGGGGGAGTTATAGCGAAGGGCAAACCCCGTTCCAGGATTTTCGGGCGATAGAGCCGAATATCAATCGGCAACGGCGTGAAAACTTCGATGCCGCCTGGCAGTTTCACCCTAGCTGGCGGGTGCGCGGCGGCTATAGCCAATATGCGCTGGCCTACGATTTAGCCGTGCTGCAATACAACGATAGAAAACTGGCGACCACCGAGTTTGGGCTCGATTTTGTTCAGCCTACCAATAGCACGGTCGGCGTACAGTTGCGGCATATCCGTGGCGACTATCCAAATAATCTCATCGTCAGTATTTTTTCTGTCGACAATAATTATTCGCAAAATGAGTTCAAAGGAAAAGTCGATTGGCGCGTCTCTGAGACGGCGTCTATCCAGTTCCTTGGTGGCTTGGTGCGCAAAAATTATGATGCGCTGACTAAGCGTAATTTCAGCGGTACCAATTCCAGGTTGGTTGCTAACTGGTCGGCCAGCGCCAAACTCAATCTCAACGTCAACGCCTGGAATGAAGTCGGTTCTAGTAGTGACTTGTCCGCCAATTTCTCGACCAATCGTGGTGTGAGTAGCGACTTGGGGTGGGAGTTGGCTTCCAAAGTCAGAGTCAATGCCTCGCTCAGAGGCGAGCGCAGAGATTACACCGGGGTTGCCGCAGTAATTGGCGCGCAGGCGTTGGAGCGTAAAGATAACTATACCGCTGCGAGTATAGGCCTCAGTTACATGCCGATACGCCATTTGCAATTGAGTGCCTCACTTGCCAACGAGGCGCTGAGCTCTAATTTTGAACGCAATGGCTATCGCGATAATAAATTGCAGTTTAACGGTCGTTACGATTTGGGTCTGGATTAA
- the vanZ gene encoding VanZ family protein, with amino-acid sequence MSFQAFHLRLRNMLSYRRSFLLGAIFFATMVAIGAIPGEATALSARIPDKLLHFVAYSFLTCCIFGSLKGGLWSRSWRSIVYVGMLGALDENIQRFMPYRSCDIADWAFDMLAATLSVLILSLIYRLLNPVPTSEELLKSI; translated from the coding sequence ATGTCTTTTCAAGCTTTCCATCTCAGGCTGCGCAATATGCTGAGTTATCGTCGCAGTTTTCTACTCGGCGCGATTTTCTTTGCAACTATGGTGGCGATCGGTGCGATACCCGGTGAGGCGACAGCACTCTCTGCCAGGATACCCGACAAACTCTTGCACTTTGTCGCGTATTCTTTTCTGACTTGCTGCATCTTTGGTAGTCTCAAGGGTGGCTTATGGAGCCGCTCCTGGCGCAGCATAGTCTATGTTGGCATGCTGGGCGCCTTGGATGAAAACATACAGCGCTTCATGCCTTACCGTAGTTGTGACATTGCCGATTGGGCCTTCGATATGCTGGCAGCGACGCTCAGTGTGCTGATTTTGTCGCTGATTTATCGACTGCTTAACCCCGTTCCTACATCAGAAGAATTGCTTAAAAGTATTTAA